Sequence from the Pontibacter pudoricolor genome:
GGCATCCGGCGTTTCCGGCGACTGCTTGTAGGCCAGCGAGTAAATGTTGTTGAGCGTATTAAACAGGAAGTGGGGGTTAACCTGCGATTTTAAGAAGGCCAGTTCTGCCACCAGTTTCTGGTTTTCGAGCTCTTTGTTACGGCGTTCGTTGCGTATGTAATTGCCGGTTACTTTTAAGCCTGAGCTTATAAAAACCAATACCAGGCCACCCAAACCGTACTGCAGTAAACGCTCCGAAGTAAATACGGCTTTCATATTCGGGTTAAACTCTCTGAAAAGGTAAAAATCAAGCGGGGATTTCACCAGACCATATAGCAGGAGCAGGGCCAGAACATTGGCTATGTACAGCATCAGCTTGTTTCGTGCCAGGTATTTGGGAATCAGGTACGACCAGTTTACATAAAAAATGAGAAGCCAGAAAGCCAGGCCTACTACCACATCCAGCACACGATGTGGCGTAAGCGCTTTGTTACCATTAATATAATACAGCACCCAGGCCCCGAAAGCAAGCCATACAAGAACATGCAACACGATCTGGAATCGCTTTTTCATTGTAACTTCAGGGAACACAAAGGGTAATGCGCTCAAGCTAATAACGTATTAATGATGGAAACTATAGGAGTTGTAACAAAAGCCCGTTAAACTCTTCAGGTTAAAGATAAATAAAATAAATACAGGAATAACTATACTTGCACCCGCACTCTGCCAACACAAGGTAAATTACTACAAAGCTGATTTCTTGGGTGATAAACTGCCTATTAATATCCAGGCTTTTATATTGACTCCAGACCTGGAGTATTTTTATCTGCCAACTGTGTATTCTATCAGATTAATTTTTGCTCGGCTGCTTTCTATAGTTTGTCTATAGTTTGAGGCT
This genomic interval carries:
- a CDS encoding sensor histidine kinase, with the translated sequence MKKRFQIVLHVLVWLAFGAWVLYYINGNKALTPHRVLDVVVGLAFWLLIFYVNWSYLIPKYLARNKLMLYIANVLALLLLYGLVKSPLDFYLFREFNPNMKAVFTSERLLQYGLGGLVLVFISSGLKVTGNYIRNERRNKELENQKLVAELAFLKSQVNPHFLFNTLNNIYSLAYKQSPETPDAIMKLSLLMRYMLYESNDTLVSLQKEVEHINNFIDLQKLRLREHTSLQFNVEGDIEGKQIAPMLMMTLVENAFKHGLVSKNEIGIIINLKVTDSELHFSTANNISTHKKREFGGIGLENLRQRLKLLYPNRHKLTFEEKDGVFYASMKLYFHTPKHT